The proteins below are encoded in one region of Methylobacillus flagellatus KT:
- the dnaJ gene encoding molecular chaperone DnaJ, which translates to MAKRDYYEVLGVNRDATDEEIKKAYRKLAMKYHPDRNPDNPKAEEHFKEAKEAYEVLSDDQKRAAYDQYGHAGVDPSAAAGAGAGGFGNFADAFGDIFGDIFGGGGGGRRSNVYRGADLRYNMEISLEEAARGTETKIRIPVMAECETCHGSGARPGTQPVTCSTCGGHGQVRMQQGFFSVQQTCPKCHGSGKMVKDPCPTCHGGGRVKQHKTLSVKIPAGVDEGDRIRLSGEGEAGVNGGPPGDLYVVVHLKKHPIFERDGANLHCEMPISFTTAALGGEIEIPTLDGHAKMKVPPETQTGAVFRLRGKGIKPLRSNEHGDLFCHVIVETPVKLTERQKELLRELEDINQQDSGKHSPREKSWMTKVKDFFQ; encoded by the coding sequence ATGGCAAAAAGAGATTATTACGAGGTACTCGGTGTCAACCGGGACGCTACGGATGAAGAAATCAAGAAGGCTTACCGCAAGCTGGCGATGAAATATCATCCGGACCGGAACCCGGACAACCCAAAAGCCGAAGAACACTTCAAGGAAGCCAAGGAGGCCTATGAAGTGCTTTCTGACGACCAGAAGCGCGCGGCATACGATCAATACGGTCATGCGGGCGTAGACCCGAGCGCTGCTGCTGGCGCGGGAGCAGGTGGTTTCGGCAATTTCGCCGATGCCTTCGGCGACATCTTTGGCGATATTTTCGGTGGGGGCGGAGGCGGCCGACGCTCCAATGTCTACCGTGGTGCAGATCTGCGCTACAACATGGAAATCTCCCTGGAAGAAGCCGCACGGGGTACAGAAACCAAGATCCGTATCCCCGTCATGGCAGAGTGTGAAACTTGCCACGGCTCAGGCGCACGCCCTGGCACCCAGCCCGTTACCTGCTCCACTTGCGGCGGCCATGGCCAGGTGCGCATGCAGCAAGGCTTCTTCTCCGTGCAACAGACCTGCCCCAAGTGCCATGGGTCCGGCAAGATGGTCAAGGACCCCTGCCCCACCTGCCATGGTGGTGGACGCGTCAAGCAGCACAAGACGCTGTCGGTCAAGATTCCGGCTGGCGTGGACGAGGGCGACCGCATCCGCCTCTCTGGCGAAGGCGAAGCTGGTGTCAATGGCGGACCACCTGGGGATCTCTATGTTGTGGTGCACCTGAAGAAGCATCCAATCTTTGAGCGCGACGGTGCCAACCTGCATTGCGAAATGCCGATCAGCTTCACGACAGCAGCCCTGGGCGGCGAAATTGAAATCCCGACCCTGGACGGTCACGCCAAGATGAAGGTGCCGCCGGAGACCCAGACCGGTGCTGTGTTCCGCCTGCGTGGCAAGGGCATCAAGCCATTGCGCAGCAACGAGCATGGCGACTTGTTTTGCCATGTCATCGTAGAAACACCGGTCAAGCTGACGGAACGCCAGAAAGAGTTGTTACGGGAACTGGAGGATATCAACCAGCAGGACTCCGGGAAACACAGCCCCAGAGAGAAATCCTGGATGACCAAGGTGAAAGATTTCTTTCAGTAA
- the dnaK gene encoding molecular chaperone DnaK — MGKIIGIDLGTTNSCVAVMEGGKPRVIENAEGARTTPSVIAYQEDGEILVGAPAKRQAVTNPKNTLFAVKRLIGRRFDEKEVQKDIGLMPYTITKADNGDAWVEVRGQKLAPPQISAEVLRKMKKTAEDYLGEEVTEAVITVPAYFNDSQRQATKDAGRIAGLEVKRIINEPTAAALAFGLDKQEGDRKIAVYDLGGGTFDISIIEISEIDGEHQFEVLSTNGDTFLGGEDFDNRLIDFLADEFKKENGIDLRNDLLAKQRLKEAAEKAKIELSSSTQTEVNLPYITADASGPKHLVVKITRAKFESLVEDLIERSIKPCEVALKDAGVKVSDIQDVILVGGQTRMPKVQEKVKEFFGKEPRKDVNPDEAVAVGAAIQGGVLQGDVKDVLLLDVTPLSLGIETLGGVMTKLIQKNTTIPTKASQVFSTAEDNQSAVTIHVLQGEREMASGNKSLGQFNLTDIPPAPRGMPQIEVTFDIDANGILHVSAKDKATGKENKITIKANSGLSDEEIKRMEEEAAKYADEDKKLRELVDARNSADSAIHSVKKSLAEHGDKLDAAEKGAIEKAVQELEDVIKGDDKAAIESKTNALIEASQKLGEKVYAAGETESSAAEPGEPQEKTVDAEVVDAEFEEVKDDKK; from the coding sequence ATGGGAAAAATTATCGGTATTGACTTAGGCACCACCAACTCCTGCGTAGCCGTGATGGAGGGTGGAAAGCCTCGCGTGATCGAGAACGCCGAAGGCGCACGCACCACACCTTCCGTCATTGCCTATCAGGAAGACGGTGAAATTCTGGTAGGCGCTCCTGCCAAGCGCCAGGCGGTGACCAATCCGAAAAATACTCTATTTGCCGTCAAGCGCCTGATTGGTCGCCGCTTTGACGAAAAGGAAGTTCAGAAAGACATCGGCCTCATGCCTTACACCATCACCAAGGCTGACAACGGTGATGCATGGGTAGAAGTCCGCGGCCAGAAGCTGGCGCCACCGCAAATCTCCGCAGAAGTGTTGCGCAAGATGAAGAAAACCGCAGAGGACTACCTGGGTGAAGAGGTCACCGAGGCCGTCATCACGGTACCTGCCTACTTCAACGACAGCCAACGCCAGGCCACCAAAGATGCAGGCCGTATCGCTGGCCTGGAAGTCAAGCGTATCATTAATGAACCGACTGCGGCTGCACTGGCTTTTGGTCTGGACAAACAGGAAGGTGATCGTAAGATTGCAGTCTACGACTTGGGCGGCGGTACTTTCGATATTTCCATCATCGAGATTTCCGAAATTGATGGTGAGCACCAGTTCGAGGTATTGTCCACCAACGGTGACACCTTCCTGGGCGGCGAAGACTTCGATAACCGCCTGATCGATTTCCTGGCGGACGAATTCAAGAAGGAAAACGGTATCGACCTGCGCAACGACTTGCTGGCCAAGCAGCGCTTGAAGGAGGCCGCAGAAAAGGCCAAGATCGAGCTTTCTTCCAGCACGCAGACCGAAGTCAACCTGCCTTACATTACCGCGGATGCCAGCGGACCAAAACACTTGGTGGTGAAGATCACACGCGCCAAGTTCGAGAGCCTGGTGGAAGACTTGATCGAGCGCTCCATCAAGCCATGCGAAGTTGCATTGAAGGATGCAGGAGTCAAGGTATCCGATATCCAGGACGTGATCTTGGTTGGCGGTCAGACCCGCATGCCCAAGGTGCAGGAAAAGGTCAAGGAATTCTTCGGTAAGGAACCTCGCAAGGATGTGAACCCTGACGAAGCTGTCGCTGTAGGTGCCGCTATCCAGGGTGGCGTACTGCAAGGCGACGTGAAGGATGTTCTCTTGCTCGACGTCACTCCGCTTTCCTTGGGAATCGAAACCCTGGGTGGCGTGATGACCAAACTGATCCAGAAGAACACCACGATCCCGACCAAGGCATCGCAAGTGTTCTCGACAGCCGAGGACAACCAGTCTGCCGTAACGATCCACGTCCTGCAAGGTGAGCGTGAAATGGCATCCGGCAACAAGAGCCTGGGTCAGTTCAACCTGACTGATATCCCGCCCGCACCGCGTGGCATGCCACAGATCGAAGTCACCTTCGACATCGACGCCAATGGTATCTTGCATGTATCGGCCAAGGATAAGGCGACAGGCAAGGAAAACAAGATTACCATCAAGGCGAACTCTGGCTTATCCGATGAAGAGATCAAGCGCATGGAGGAAGAGGCTGCCAAATATGCAGACGAGGACAAGAAGCTGCGTGAACTGGTTGACGCACGCAATAGCGCCGACAGTGCTATCCACAGCGTGAAGAAATCCCTGGCCGAGCATGGTGACAAACTGGATGCGGCTGAAAAGGGAGCCATTGAAAAGGCGGTACAAGAGCTGGAAGACGTCATCAAGGGTGACGACAAGGCAGCGATCGAGAGCAAGACTAATGCCTTGATCGAGGCCTCGCAGAAACTTGGTGAAAAAGTCTACGCTGCCGGCGAAACCGAAAGCAGCGCCGCAGAACCAGGCGAGCCACAGGAAAAGACAGTGGATGCCGAAGTGGTGGATGCTGAGTTCGAGGAAGTCAAGGATGACAAGAAGTAA
- the grpE gene encoding nucleotide exchange factor GrpE: MQHEDKTPEQQENKTPETELQQENAPATPQEAGAAGSIDDRIAELEAKLAEQQAAVLYAKAEGENIRRRAAEDIEKARKFALEKFSSELLAVKDSLDAALNVGSATLESYRDGVELTAKQLTAVFEKFSIVEINPVGEKFDPNKHQAIGTVESEAESNTVVNVLQKGYTLNDRVLRPALVMVAK, from the coding sequence ATGCAACACGAAGACAAGACGCCCGAGCAACAGGAAAACAAGACGCCGGAAACTGAACTGCAGCAGGAAAATGCCCCTGCCACTCCGCAAGAAGCGGGGGCTGCCGGCTCGATTGATGACAGGATTGCCGAACTGGAAGCAAAGCTGGCCGAACAGCAGGCTGCCGTGCTGTACGCCAAGGCGGAAGGCGAAAACATCCGTCGCCGCGCAGCGGAGGATATCGAAAAGGCACGCAAGTTTGCGCTGGAAAAATTTTCCAGCGAACTTCTCGCCGTCAAGGATAGCCTGGATGCAGCCTTGAATGTCGGCTCCGCTACGCTGGAAAGCTATCGCGATGGTGTTGAGCTTACGGCCAAACAGCTGACTGCCGTATTCGAGAAATTCAGCATTGTCGAAATCAATCCGGTCGGCGAGAAATTCGACCCGAACAAGCACCAAGCGATCGGCACTGTGGAAAGCGAGGCGGAAAGCAATACCGTGGTCAATGTGCTGCAGAAGGGTTACACCCTCAATGACCGGGTGCTGCGTCCGGCGCTGGTCATGGTTGCAAAATAA
- the waaC gene encoding lipopolysaccharide heptosyltransferase I, translated as MIKTTSLGDVIHNLPVITDVKAAFPDMQIDWVVEESFADIPRLHPGVNRVFTVAVRRWRRHLLQASTWQEIRDIRRQLRSHNYDHVIDTQGLLKSALIGSQARGIFHGQDGASAREPWAALFYQQRHPVARGQHAVARNRELAARALGYAIPSSPPDYGIHATAPATLGLPSRYIAGLHATSRDAKLWPENHWSRLGNALLEQDLKLLLPWGSAGEESRARRIADTVPGCVVLPRLPLSQLAAVLSNSYAAIGVDTGLVHLAAALDLPTVAIYTDTDPELTGVLAHDQHKIRNLGGQGQVPPVDAVLEALAQVTAR; from the coding sequence ATGATCAAAACCACTTCCCTGGGGGATGTCATCCACAACCTGCCGGTCATCACGGACGTCAAGGCTGCATTTCCAGACATGCAGATAGACTGGGTGGTGGAAGAAAGCTTTGCCGACATTCCACGGTTGCATCCGGGAGTCAACAGGGTCTTTACCGTCGCAGTCCGGCGTTGGCGCAGACACTTGTTGCAGGCCAGCACCTGGCAGGAAATTCGAGACATACGCCGCCAGCTGCGCTCACACAATTACGACCATGTCATCGACACCCAGGGCCTGCTGAAAAGCGCATTGATCGGCAGTCAAGCACGGGGCATCTTTCACGGACAGGATGGCGCCTCCGCGCGGGAGCCCTGGGCTGCACTGTTCTACCAGCAACGCCACCCTGTGGCACGCGGTCAGCATGCGGTCGCGCGCAACCGCGAACTGGCCGCGCGTGCGCTAGGATACGCTATTCCGTCCAGCCCGCCGGACTACGGCATTCATGCTACGGCTCCCGCCACACTAGGATTGCCCAGCCGTTATATTGCCGGGCTGCACGCCACCAGCCGGGATGCCAAGCTCTGGCCGGAAAACCACTGGAGCCGACTGGGCAACGCCTTGCTCGAGCAAGATTTGAAACTGTTACTACCTTGGGGCAGCGCTGGCGAAGAATCCCGGGCGCGGCGCATTGCCGACACCGTACCCGGTTGCGTGGTATTGCCGCGGCTACCTCTTAGCCAGCTCGCTGCCGTGCTAAGCAACAGCTATGCCGCGATCGGCGTCGATACCGGTCTGGTGCACCTGGCCGCAGCCCTCGACCTGCCCACTGTGGCGATCTATACCGACACCGACCCGGAACTGACGGGAGTGCTGGCCCACGACCAGCACAAGATCCGCAACCTGGGGGGACAAGGCCAGGTTCCGCCAGTCGATGCCGTGCTCGAAGCCCTGGCCCAGGTCACGGCAAGGTAG
- a CDS encoding glycosyltransferase family 4 protein: MKFAFLIFKYFPYGGMQRDMLRTATRLAEAGHSVDIFTMSWDGEMPQVGAAHGRISVHIMPAKGWFNFRKYQDFIRQAQARIACEFNVDLIVGYNRMGGLDVYFAADPCFIERAHTQRNWLYRLTPRYRWFQRTEQVIFSPQGKTQVLMVDMAEKAVFQRWYHTQDDRFHYIPPYLSGERLQLHDRAEMRAYLRNAFNLPPETKIALLVGSGFYMKGLDRAVHALASLPADMRQDFKLIAIGQDKPAPFIRMASKLKVADNLIISRGRPDIPQLMQGADFYLHPAYRENTGLVILEAMASGVPVLATASCGYAVHVQKADAGQVVPLPFEQAVLNRMLEEMVSLVHARDARLEKWRDNGLRHAHRLMTENDGSAEAAIMLRIAGKKQEDAI, encoded by the coding sequence TTGAAGTTTGCTTTCCTGATCTTCAAGTATTTCCCTTATGGCGGCATGCAGCGCGACATGCTGCGCACTGCTACCCGGCTTGCTGAGGCGGGGCATTCCGTGGATATCTTTACCATGTCATGGGATGGCGAGATGCCGCAGGTTGGCGCTGCCCATGGCAGGATATCTGTGCACATCATGCCGGCAAAAGGCTGGTTCAATTTCCGGAAATACCAGGACTTCATTCGTCAGGCACAAGCCCGCATTGCCTGTGAATTCAATGTCGACTTGATCGTAGGATACAATCGCATGGGCGGTCTGGACGTGTATTTTGCCGCCGACCCCTGTTTTATCGAGCGGGCCCATACCCAGCGTAATTGGCTGTATCGCTTGACGCCGCGCTACCGCTGGTTCCAGCGTACAGAACAGGTCATTTTCTCACCGCAAGGCAAGACGCAGGTATTGATGGTGGATATGGCGGAAAAAGCTGTATTCCAGCGCTGGTATCACACTCAGGACGACCGCTTTCACTACATCCCGCCCTATCTTTCTGGCGAGCGACTGCAATTGCATGACCGCGCGGAAATGCGTGCCTATTTGCGGAATGCGTTCAACCTGCCACCGGAGACGAAGATCGCCCTGCTGGTCGGTTCAGGGTTCTATATGAAGGGATTGGATCGCGCGGTGCATGCATTGGCGAGCCTACCCGCGGACATGCGCCAGGACTTCAAGCTGATTGCCATCGGGCAGGATAAGCCAGCGCCCTTCATCAGGATGGCAAGCAAGCTCAAGGTGGCGGACAACCTGATCATTTCACGCGGCAGGCCCGACATCCCGCAATTGATGCAAGGTGCAGATTTCTACCTGCATCCGGCCTACCGGGAGAATACCGGTCTGGTCATCCTGGAGGCGATGGCGAGTGGCGTGCCGGTACTGGCGACGGCCAGCTGCGGTTATGCGGTGCATGTCCAGAAGGCCGATGCCGGGCAAGTGGTACCGTTGCCGTTTGAGCAGGCGGTGTTGAACCGGATGCTGGAGGAAATGGTATCGCTTGTGCATGCAAGGGATGCTCGGCTGGAGAAGTGGCGCGACAACGGCTTGCGGCATGCACACAGGTTGATGACGGAGAACGATGGTAGTGCCGAGGCTGCGATCATGCTCCGGATTGCCGGGAAAAAGCAGGAGGACGCGATATGA
- the rfaP gene encoding lipopolysaccharide core heptose(I) kinase RfaP translates to MNCKELQLSPELTQALGEGDVFSRVMALGGEVFRDVPGRKTVRVQLAGQPYFIKQHFGVGWGEIFKNLLAFKVPIVSANTEKQAIEKLGEIGIATTPLAGFGSRGCSPASRQSFLITHDLGDILSLETLADQWMQSPPEPRFKRRLLMEVATLAARLHDSGLNHRDFYICHICLDLPRLRHGDIHLYLIDLHRVGIRETIRPQDRMKDIAALYFSAMNAGLVTRDYLRFLRRYRGKPIRQVMREERDFWQQVQARAIKLYIKLHKVEPGLHQIGGMIG, encoded by the coding sequence ATGAATTGCAAGGAATTGCAGTTGTCGCCGGAGCTGACGCAAGCACTGGGAGAGGGCGATGTGTTTTCGCGTGTCATGGCGCTGGGGGGAGAGGTGTTCCGCGATGTGCCGGGACGCAAGACCGTCCGTGTTCAACTTGCCGGCCAGCCCTATTTCATCAAGCAACACTTTGGCGTGGGATGGGGGGAGATTTTCAAGAATCTCTTGGCGTTCAAGGTGCCCATCGTCAGTGCAAACACCGAGAAGCAGGCGATAGAAAAGCTCGGCGAGATTGGCATCGCCACTACGCCGCTGGCAGGTTTCGGCAGCCGCGGGTGCAGCCCGGCAAGCCGCCAGTCATTCCTGATCACGCATGACCTGGGCGATATATTGTCGCTGGAGACCCTGGCGGACCAGTGGATGCAATCCCCGCCCGAGCCGCGCTTCAAGCGCCGCTTGTTGATGGAAGTTGCCACCTTGGCGGCACGCCTGCATGACAGCGGCCTCAATCACCGCGATTTCTATATCTGCCATATCTGCCTTGACCTGCCCCGGCTCAGGCATGGCGATATCCATTTATATCTCATAGACCTGCATCGCGTCGGAATTCGTGAGACAATCCGCCCCCAAGATCGCATGAAGGATATAGCAGCATTGTATTTTTCTGCGATGAATGCGGGACTAGTAACCAGGGATTATCTGCGTTTCCTGCGTCGTTATCGTGGCAAGCCAATCAGGCAGGTCATGCGCGAAGAGCGGGATTTCTGGCAGCAGGTGCAGGCCCGCGCAATCAAACTTTATATCAAACTTCACAAGGTTGAGCCCGGCCTACACCAGATTGGCGGAATGATCGGCTGA
- the cptA gene encoding phosphoethanolamine transferase CptA, with protein MPFTFAWKRSDWSAWFNYYLFFFYFSGITHFLLQISGTTIFVGMRQAIVMSLLWLIPVMLVRRHARKIAAVIGLVLWASSLVSLGYFCIYGQEFSQSVMFTIFESNPAESSEFIAQYFVWWMIPVLLLHSGVAYWLWRRLGPLQISARAAWTVSAGILVLLFVQPMFKQLVLNKASLDDAVEKLQIRMEPAVPWQMVIGYIHYRKQLANMETLLEQNSRIPPLSNLQDANAGQPATLVLVLGESTNRQRMSLYGYHRKTTPRLDALRQELSVFVNVVTPRPYTIEALTQALTFADQEHPELHLTKPSLMNMMRQAGYKSYWITNHQTMTKRNTMLTNFSKQTDEQFYMNNSRAQNSREYDANVFAPFEEVLRDPAPRKFIIVHLLGTHMKYEYRYPAEFDVFKGREGVPAILNDRQAKVYNHYDNAVLYNDYVISTLIETLRTQAPNSLLVYFSDHGEDVYDAPGHDMLGRNEAKPTLPMYTVPFIIWASEQWRAGHDMRFDGMLERPYSNAHFIHTWADLAGLSFDGFEPSLSLVNLQFKEHPLLIGDPYQPDTIRPLDIHAHD; from the coding sequence ATGCCATTCACATTCGCCTGGAAGCGTTCAGACTGGAGCGCTTGGTTCAATTACTACCTGTTTTTCTTCTATTTCTCCGGCATTACCCATTTCTTGCTGCAAATCAGTGGCACGACCATTTTTGTCGGTATGCGCCAAGCAATTGTGATGAGCTTGCTGTGGCTGATACCGGTGATGCTGGTGCGGCGCCACGCTCGCAAGATAGCCGCTGTGATCGGGCTGGTGCTGTGGGCATCTTCGCTGGTCAGTCTCGGGTATTTCTGTATTTACGGGCAGGAGTTTTCGCAAAGCGTGATGTTCACGATCTTCGAGTCCAACCCGGCCGAATCCAGCGAGTTCATTGCCCAGTACTTCGTCTGGTGGATGATTCCGGTATTGCTATTGCATAGCGGTGTAGCCTATTGGCTCTGGCGCAGGCTGGGGCCGCTCCAGATCAGCGCGCGCGCCGCCTGGACAGTGTCCGCGGGCATCCTGGTCTTGCTGTTCGTGCAGCCGATGTTCAAGCAGTTGGTGCTCAACAAGGCAAGCCTCGACGATGCCGTGGAAAAATTGCAAATACGCATGGAGCCCGCCGTGCCCTGGCAGATGGTGATAGGCTACATCCACTACCGCAAGCAGCTTGCCAATATGGAAACCTTGCTCGAGCAGAACAGCAGGATTCCGCCGCTATCCAACCTGCAAGACGCCAATGCCGGCCAGCCTGCGACTTTGGTGCTGGTGCTGGGCGAGTCGACCAATCGCCAGCGCATGAGCCTGTATGGCTACCACCGCAAGACGACGCCCAGACTGGACGCCCTGCGACAAGAGTTGAGCGTGTTCGTCAATGTAGTAACACCGCGACCCTATACGATAGAGGCACTGACCCAGGCGCTGACTTTTGCAGACCAAGAACATCCTGAGCTGCACCTCACTAAGCCTTCGCTCATGAACATGATGCGCCAGGCGGGTTACAAGTCGTACTGGATTACCAACCATCAGACAATGACCAAACGCAACACGATGTTGACCAATTTTTCCAAACAGACGGACGAGCAGTTCTACATGAACAACAGCCGTGCGCAGAACTCCCGCGAGTATGATGCCAATGTATTTGCCCCGTTCGAGGAAGTGCTGCGTGATCCTGCGCCCAGGAAGTTCATCATTGTGCATTTGCTTGGCACGCATATGAAATATGAGTACCGTTACCCTGCAGAGTTTGACGTATTCAAAGGGCGCGAGGGTGTGCCTGCCATATTGAACGACAGGCAGGCCAAGGTCTACAACCATTATGATAATGCCGTGCTCTATAATGATTATGTGATATCCACCCTGATTGAAACCTTGCGCACGCAGGCCCCGAACAGCCTGCTGGTCTATTTCTCTGACCATGGCGAAGACGTCTACGATGCGCCGGGGCATGACATGCTGGGACGCAACGAGGCCAAGCCCACCCTGCCTATGTATACGGTGCCTTTCATCATATGGGCGTCCGAGCAGTGGAGGGCCGGGCATGACATGCGCTTCGACGGCATGCTCGAGCGCCCCTACAGTAACGCGCATTTCATCCATACCTGGGCGGATCTGGCTGGCTTGAGCTTCGACGGCTTCGAGCCGTCGCTCAGTCTCGTGAATTTGCAATTCAAGGAGCATCCATTGCTGATTGGCGACCCGTACCAGCCTGACACCATCCGTCCGCTGGATATTCATGCCCATGACTAA
- a CDS encoding lipopolysaccharide kinase InaA family protein, protein MTNLAALSIPDLQQYAQGAVAAPFGLVLDDGSVLQSLEVVRRVPGKRLVCRGLLNGQAIYAKLFIGGQAGKYAARDKRGARWLAQARLATPTLLLESGVASQGCEALLYGAIPARNAEQVWQDLDEEGRHALALRLVEEVARHHRAGLLQTDLYLKNFLVDAQAVYTLDGDGIRQLRVFGRQRQQWDNLARLISKFDVDAVAAWLPSLLRQYVAVIGGGASDIDIMQQLIARHWRRDMRQYASKVQRSCTDVAVEEKPWHYLAINRAQDSPGVRQALATPDGLLDATSAVRLKSGNTCTVAAVEIDQRKMVIKRYNIKNFWHGLGRAWRPSRAVVSWSNAFRLQLKGIATPAAVAVLERRWLGLRREAYLLTEFMIARDAAEFYADLTIDREVKERVAQRIARLFFQLFCLQLEHGDFKATNILIRDQYPLLIDLDSMRQHACKKRFERRHARDLQRFFKNWQGDAATSQLLAAAFRAVYADGRVLDQAGIVFNQSEKDE, encoded by the coding sequence ATGACTAACCTTGCCGCGCTCTCCATCCCTGATTTGCAGCAATATGCGCAAGGAGCTGTTGCTGCACCATTCGGCCTGGTGCTGGATGATGGCAGTGTATTGCAGTCGCTGGAGGTCGTGCGCCGTGTCCCGGGCAAGCGTCTGGTTTGCCGTGGCTTGCTGAATGGGCAGGCCATTTATGCCAAGCTTTTCATTGGCGGTCAGGCGGGCAAGTATGCGGCGCGTGACAAGCGCGGCGCTCGCTGGCTAGCGCAAGCCAGGCTTGCAACGCCGACATTGCTGCTAGAGTCTGGCGTGGCGAGTCAAGGATGTGAAGCCTTGCTCTATGGAGCCATTCCCGCCCGCAACGCCGAACAGGTATGGCAGGACCTCGATGAGGAAGGGCGTCATGCGCTGGCCCTGCGGCTTGTGGAGGAAGTTGCCCGGCATCATCGCGCAGGGTTGCTGCAAACGGATTTGTACTTGAAAAATTTCCTGGTGGATGCACAGGCTGTCTATACCCTGGACGGTGACGGCATCCGGCAGTTGCGCGTTTTTGGCAGGCAGCGGCAACAATGGGACAACCTGGCGCGCCTGATTTCGAAGTTCGATGTCGATGCGGTGGCAGCGTGGTTACCCAGCCTGCTGCGGCAGTATGTTGCGGTGATAGGGGGGGGGGCGTCTGATATTGATATCATGCAGCAGCTGATCGCGCGCCACTGGCGGCGCGATATGCGTCAGTACGCCAGCAAAGTGCAGCGCTCCTGCACGGACGTAGCGGTGGAGGAGAAACCCTGGCATTACCTGGCCATCAATCGCGCACAAGACAGCCCGGGAGTGCGGCAGGCCTTGGCAACACCCGATGGCTTGCTCGACGCAACAAGCGCGGTCAGGCTCAAGAGTGGGAATACCTGCACCGTGGCTGCCGTTGAAATTGATCAGCGCAAGATGGTGATCAAAAGGTACAATATCAAGAATTTCTGGCATGGCCTGGGCCGTGCTTGGCGGCCTTCCCGGGCTGTGGTGTCATGGTCCAATGCCTTCCGTTTGCAGTTGAAGGGTATTGCCACTCCGGCGGCTGTGGCCGTACTGGAACGCCGGTGGCTGGGGCTGCGCCGAGAGGCCTACCTGCTGACCGAATTCATGATTGCCCGGGATGCGGCGGAATTCTATGCCGACCTCACGATTGATCGCGAGGTGAAGGAGCGGGTCGCGCAACGCATCGCCAGGCTTTTCTTCCAGTTGTTTTGCCTGCAGCTGGAACACGGCGATTTCAAGGCAACCAACATATTGATTCGCGACCAGTACCCATTGTTAATCGACTTGGACAGTATGCGGCAGCATGCATGCAAAAAACGCTTCGAGCGCAGGCATGCACGCGACCTGCAGCGGTTCTTCAAGAATTGGCAAGGCGATGCTGCGACTTCTCAATTACTGGCGGCGGCCTTCAGGGCAGTTTATGCGGATGGCCGTGTGCTGGACCAGGCGGGCATCGTATTTAATCAAAGCGAAAAAGACGAATGA